Proteins co-encoded in one uncultured Draconibacterium sp. genomic window:
- a CDS encoding isoaspartyl peptidase/L-asparaginase: MLKRTIFLALFFVAGLLSVHAQKYAIVIHGGAGVMSKDKMDEESAANYKPRLNEALMLGDQMLKEGAKATDVVVKVINVMENSPLFNAGKGAVFTHDGVNELDASIMEGKTLNAGAVAGVRDIKNPINAAREVMENSEHVMLSGKGASEFAKQQGLEIVPNKYFYTERRYQSLQSLLKRERERTQNDNTGTVGCAVLDTHGNLCAGTSTGGMTNKKYGRIGDSPIIGAGTYANNKTCAVSCTGHGEYYIRLGFARDISAMMEYQNLSVTEACKKEIDKLSELEGTGGVIAVDADGNIAMEFNTSGMFRGYIKSSGEKEIAIFKNE, from the coding sequence ATGTTAAAACGAACTATATTTCTCGCCTTGTTTTTTGTGGCAGGGTTGCTTTCCGTTCATGCACAGAAATACGCCATTGTTATTCACGGAGGAGCCGGCGTTATGTCGAAAGATAAAATGGATGAAGAGTCAGCTGCCAACTACAAGCCCAGGTTGAACGAAGCCCTTATGTTAGGCGATCAAATGCTAAAAGAAGGCGCCAAAGCTACCGATGTTGTGGTGAAAGTAATTAACGTAATGGAAAACTCGCCACTTTTTAATGCGGGCAAAGGAGCAGTATTTACACACGACGGTGTAAACGAACTGGATGCCTCCATTATGGAAGGTAAAACACTAAATGCCGGAGCTGTTGCAGGCGTTCGGGATATCAAAAATCCAATAAATGCAGCGCGCGAAGTAATGGAAAACTCAGAACATGTAATGCTAAGCGGAAAAGGTGCTTCGGAGTTTGCCAAACAGCAGGGACTTGAAATCGTTCCAAACAAATATTTTTACACCGAACGTCGTTACCAGTCGCTGCAAAGTTTATTAAAACGTGAACGCGAGCGCACTCAAAACGATAATACCGGAACCGTGGGCTGCGCGGTTTTAGATACCCATGGAAATTTGTGTGCAGGTACATCCACCGGCGGAATGACCAACAAAAAATACGGACGCATTGGCGACTCGCCAATTATTGGAGCGGGTACTTATGCCAACAATAAAACATGCGCTGTTTCGTGTACCGGCCACGGCGAATATTACATTCGTTTGGGTTTTGCACGCGATATTTCGGCCATGATGGAATACCAAAACCTGAGTGTTACCGAGGCCTGTAAAAAAGAAATCGATAAATTGAGCGAACTTGAAGGCACCGGAGGTGTTATTGCTGTTGATGCTGATGGCAATATTGCCATGGAATTTAACACCAGTGGAATGTTTCGTGGTTATATAAAATCGAGCGGCGAAAAAGAAATTGCTATTTTTAAGAACGAATAA
- a CDS encoding BatA domain-containing protein, whose translation MKFLYPTFLFALLAVAIPILIHLFSFKRYKTVYFSNVSFLKDIKKESKKKSRLKQLLLLAARILTIIFLVFAFAQPFIPTNNDAQKQNKQLVAVYIDNSFSMNALSEQGQLLEVARNKALEICMAYPPGTKFRLFTNDLNPKHQHIFNKEQFIQQVSGIQPSPTVVPLSIIYNRFASEMNDNEADKNLYFISDFQRSITDIDNFSDNGIFSYYLPLVPNEVANLYIDSCWVEYPAHRLGQEENMFVRIKNSSNQNYQNLPLKLFLNDSIKSITNFSVDAQNEIIANLKYNNTSSGSQLGKIEITDYPFTHDNNWYISYFVEPKLKALALYTDATDSKEGLNYLRALFDNDDYVELDEMNRKNLQVNRLSDYNAIFLLNIDNFSSGLLNELQSVVSAGASVVLFPKWINDMTAGNRLLATFGANRMVRIDSTKQDISAIDYENKFYADVFKKQEENPVLPQVDGHFRFAQTMQTDEHTLLAFQNGDKALSQLNYRDGKVWVFAFPLSQKNESFARDVLFVPTLYNIVLNSLPKQEMSFIVGKNSFINLPRNRKVDLNSSIEIEHAGTGEKFIPVKNINGRNIRLEFGGQISTDGHYLIENDGNTIASMAFNYNRLESDLRYLQTNELNTRLQTNQLTNATVIEGVNRNFSEIFDDIQNGRQLWKWCLLLALFFILCEVLIARFWK comes from the coding sequence ATGAAGTTTCTTTATCCAACATTTTTGTTTGCACTACTGGCAGTTGCCATCCCTATTCTTATACACTTGTTTAGTTTCAAGCGCTATAAAACCGTATATTTTAGCAATGTAAGTTTTCTAAAGGACATAAAAAAAGAGTCGAAAAAAAAATCGAGACTAAAACAGCTCCTCCTTCTTGCCGCCCGAATTCTTACTATTATTTTCCTGGTTTTTGCATTTGCACAACCGTTTATTCCCACAAACAACGATGCGCAGAAACAAAACAAACAGTTGGTAGCCGTTTACATCGACAATTCGTTTTCGATGAATGCGCTCTCGGAGCAAGGGCAATTGCTGGAAGTGGCGCGTAACAAGGCTCTCGAAATTTGTATGGCCTACCCTCCCGGAACAAAATTCAGGTTATTTACCAACGATTTAAATCCGAAACACCAGCATATTTTCAATAAAGAGCAGTTTATTCAGCAGGTTTCAGGCATTCAGCCAAGTCCGACAGTGGTGCCGCTATCGATTATTTACAACCGTTTTGCAAGCGAGATGAACGATAACGAAGCCGATAAAAACCTGTACTTCATTTCCGATTTTCAACGCAGTATAACCGATATCGATAATTTTTCGGATAATGGAATTTTCAGTTATTACCTGCCATTGGTTCCTAACGAAGTGGCCAATCTCTATATCGATTCGTGCTGGGTAGAATACCCGGCTCACCGTTTGGGCCAGGAAGAAAATATGTTCGTACGCATTAAAAACAGCTCGAACCAGAATTACCAAAATTTGCCCTTAAAACTATTTCTGAACGACTCGATAAAATCGATTACTAATTTCTCGGTTGATGCACAAAACGAAATAATTGCCAACCTAAAATACAACAATACCAGCAGCGGATCGCAGTTGGGAAAAATTGAAATCACCGACTATCCTTTTACGCACGATAACAATTGGTACATCAGTTATTTTGTCGAACCAAAATTAAAAGCACTGGCACTATATACCGATGCTACCGACTCGAAAGAAGGGTTGAATTATTTGCGCGCCTTATTTGATAACGACGATTATGTGGAGCTCGACGAAATGAACCGGAAAAACCTGCAAGTAAACCGACTGAGTGACTACAATGCTATATTTTTGCTGAACATTGACAATTTTTCAAGCGGCTTGTTAAACGAGCTGCAATCTGTTGTTAGCGCTGGCGCCTCAGTGGTACTGTTCCCAAAATGGATAAACGACATGACTGCCGGCAATCGTTTACTGGCAACATTTGGAGCTAACCGTATGGTGCGCATCGATTCCACAAAACAGGATATTTCGGCCATCGATTACGAAAATAAGTTTTATGCCGATGTCTTTAAAAAACAAGAAGAAAATCCGGTTTTGCCACAAGTTGATGGTCACTTCCGTTTTGCGCAAACCATGCAAACCGATGAGCACACACTGCTGGCATTTCAAAATGGCGATAAGGCGCTTTCTCAACTCAATTACCGGGATGGAAAAGTGTGGGTGTTTGCATTTCCGCTTTCGCAAAAGAACGAATCATTTGCCCGCGATGTGTTGTTTGTGCCAACGCTTTACAACATTGTTTTGAATAGTTTACCAAAACAGGAAATGTCGTTTATCGTTGGTAAAAACAGTTTTATCAACCTGCCCCGAAACCGGAAAGTGGATCTAAACTCATCCATCGAAATCGAGCATGCCGGAACGGGCGAAAAATTTATTCCTGTAAAAAATATAAACGGAAGAAATATACGACTTGAGTTTGGCGGACAGATAAGTACAGACGGGCACTACCTGATTGAAAACGATGGAAATACCATTGCGTCAATGGCGTTTAATTACAATCGTTTAGAGTCGGATTTGCGTTATTTACAGACCAATGAGCTAAATACCCGCCTGCAAACCAATCAACTAACAAATGCAACGGTTATTGAAGGTGTTAATCGCAATTTTTCAGAAATATTCGACGACATTCAGAATGGCCGCCAGCTATGGAAGTGGTGTTTACTACTGGCCTTGTTCTTTATTCTGTGTGAGGTGCTCATTGCACGTTTCTGGAAATAG
- the rocD gene encoding ornithine--oxo-acid transaminase, translating to MTKLNSADYMAKEDKFGAHNYHPLPVVLSKGEGVFVWDVEGKKYFDFLAAYSAVNQGHCHPKIIDALTEQAKTLALTSRAFYNDVLGEWEEYMTKLFGYDKMLPMNSGAEADETALKLIRKWAYKVKGIPTNEAKIVVCDGNFHGRTITIISMSSDPDAYSHYGPYTPGFVNIPYNDIEQLEKELQNPNVAGFLVEPIQAEAGVYVPEDGYLKKASKLCKKYNVLFVADEVQTGLARTGKMLACDHENVRPDILVLGKAVSGGIYPVSCVLADDEIMLTIKPGEHGSTYGGNPIAGKVAIAALDVIQDEGLVENAERLGKIFRKEMRAIDSPLIKIVRGKGLLNAVAIKPINGKTAWDVCLALKENGLIAKPTHEHIIRFTPPLVITEEQLMDAIEIIKTTLKEFEA from the coding sequence ATGACTAAATTAAATTCAGCAGATTACATGGCCAAAGAAGATAAATTTGGGGCACACAACTACCATCCGCTACCAGTGGTTCTATCAAAAGGCGAAGGCGTTTTTGTGTGGGATGTTGAGGGTAAAAAATATTTCGATTTTCTGGCAGCTTATTCAGCTGTTAACCAGGGACACTGTCACCCAAAAATTATTGATGCACTAACTGAGCAGGCAAAAACGCTGGCATTAACATCGAGGGCATTTTACAACGATGTGCTGGGCGAATGGGAAGAGTATATGACCAAATTGTTTGGCTACGATAAAATGTTGCCCATGAACTCAGGTGCCGAGGCTGACGAAACAGCGCTAAAACTGATTCGCAAGTGGGCCTACAAAGTAAAGGGTATCCCTACAAATGAGGCCAAAATTGTGGTTTGCGATGGTAATTTCCACGGACGTACCATCACCATCATTTCCATGTCGAGCGATCCGGACGCCTATAGTCATTATGGTCCGTATACTCCGGGATTTGTAAATATACCTTACAACGATATTGAACAGCTTGAAAAAGAGTTGCAGAATCCGAATGTGGCAGGTTTCCTTGTGGAGCCTATTCAGGCCGAAGCCGGAGTTTATGTTCCTGAGGATGGCTACCTGAAAAAAGCTAGTAAGTTGTGTAAGAAATATAACGTTTTGTTTGTTGCCGACGAAGTGCAAACCGGGTTGGCCCGCACAGGCAAAATGCTGGCTTGCGATCATGAAAATGTTCGCCCCGATATTTTAGTGCTGGGAAAAGCTGTTTCGGGCGGAATCTACCCAGTGTCGTGCGTACTTGCTGACGATGAAATTATGCTGACCATAAAACCCGGCGAGCATGGCAGCACTTACGGAGGAAACCCAATTGCAGGAAAAGTAGCCATAGCAGCACTCGATGTTATTCAGGATGAAGGACTGGTAGAAAATGCAGAACGACTGGGAAAAATATTCCGCAAAGAAATGCGCGCGATTGATTCGCCGCTTATCAAAATTGTGCGCGGCAAAGGTTTATTAAACGCCGTCGCTATAAAACCGATAAACGGAAAAACAGCCTGGGATGTATGCCTGGCCTTAAAAGAAAACGGCTTAATTGCCAAGCCTACACACGAACATATTATTCGTTTTACGCCTCCACTTGTAATTACCGAAGAACAATTAATGGATGCGATTGAGATTATAAAAACTACTTTGAAAGAATTTGAAGCTTAA
- a CDS encoding hydrogen peroxide-inducible genes activator: MTLQQLEYILAVNKYRHFVTASKQCGVTQPTLSTMIQKLEAELEVDIFDRTKHPIEPTALGKKIIEQAERSIKEIRKIGELVSNETDSLSGMLHVGVIPTLANYLVPRFIKSFGESCASVQLTISEMNTATLIETLKKDRIDMFIAATPLEEPDFLEIPLFYERFYAYFAADHPLKDIPLDPGNMPQEKLWVLEEGHCLRDQVFNFCTTKLPYNHIFEAGSIDTLVRIVDLNGGYTLIPELHLPLLNDEQRKNVREIKDPPAIREVSIVIHKNFVKERIINAVSDAFKTIIPDEMIDERLKKFAIRL; the protein is encoded by the coding sequence ATGACGTTGCAACAATTGGAATATATTCTGGCGGTGAATAAATACAGGCATTTTGTAACTGCATCGAAACAATGCGGGGTTACGCAGCCTACATTGAGTACGATGATACAAAAGCTGGAGGCCGAGCTGGAAGTTGATATTTTTGATCGCACGAAACATCCGATAGAGCCAACAGCTCTTGGTAAAAAGATTATTGAACAGGCAGAACGGTCGATAAAAGAGATTCGAAAAATAGGAGAGCTGGTATCGAATGAAACTGATTCGTTAAGTGGGATGTTACATGTTGGTGTTATTCCGACTTTAGCCAATTACCTGGTGCCACGTTTTATTAAATCGTTTGGCGAAAGTTGTGCATCGGTGCAACTTACCATTTCGGAGATGAACACGGCAACGCTGATTGAAACACTTAAAAAAGACCGCATTGATATGTTTATTGCAGCAACTCCGCTTGAAGAACCTGATTTTTTGGAAATCCCCTTATTTTACGAGCGCTTTTATGCCTATTTCGCTGCCGATCATCCGCTGAAAGATATTCCGCTTGATCCTGGGAATATGCCGCAGGAGAAACTTTGGGTACTGGAGGAAGGACATTGTTTGCGCGATCAGGTTTTTAATTTTTGTACCACCAAACTACCGTACAATCATATTTTTGAAGCGGGAAGTATTGATACGCTGGTGCGAATTGTTGATTTAAACGGCGGTTATACTTTAATTCCAGAATTGCATTTACCCTTGCTAAACGATGAGCAGCGCAAAAATGTACGCGAAATAAAAGATCCACCGGCTATTCGCGAGGTGTCGATTGTTATTCACAAGAATTTTGTGAAAGAGCGGATTATTAACGCCGTTAGCGATGCTTTTAAAACGATTATTCCGGATGAAATGATTGATGAGCGCTTAAAGAAGTTTGCAATTCGTTTGTGA
- the ahpC gene encoding alkyl hydroperoxide reductase subunit C: protein MSQIGKQVVDFEVQAFANNDFKTVKKEDVLGKWSIFFFYPADFTFVCPTELEDLANKYEEFKATGAEIYSVSTDTHFVHKAWHDTSETIKKIKYPMLADPTGVLARGFDVMIEEAGLAERGTFIVNPQGEIVAYEVVAGNVGRNADELLRRLKALQFVAEHPAEVCPAKWEEGQKTLAPSIDLVGVI from the coding sequence ATGTCACAAATTGGAAAACAAGTAGTAGATTTTGAAGTACAAGCATTTGCAAACAACGACTTCAAAACAGTTAAAAAAGAAGATGTATTAGGTAAATGGTCGATCTTTTTCTTCTACCCTGCCGATTTCACATTCGTGTGTCCAACCGAGTTGGAAGACCTGGCAAACAAGTACGAAGAATTTAAAGCAACCGGTGCCGAAATTTACTCGGTTTCAACTGATACACACTTTGTACACAAAGCATGGCACGACACTTCTGAAACTATCAAGAAAATCAAATACCCAATGTTGGCCGATCCAACAGGTGTTTTAGCACGCGGATTTGACGTAATGATTGAAGAAGCAGGTTTGGCTGAGCGTGGAACTTTTATCGTAAATCCACAAGGCGAAATTGTTGCTTACGAAGTGGTAGCTGGAAACGTTGGAAGAAATGCTGACGAGCTGCTTCGCCGTTTGAAAGCATTGCAGTTTGTTGCAGAACACCCGGCGGAAGTTTGTCCGGCAAAATGGGAAGAAGGACAAAAAACATTAGCGCCAAGCATCGATCTTGTAGGGGTGATCTAA
- the ahpF gene encoding alkyl hydroperoxide reductase subunit F codes for MLQQAIKDKLQEVFSPLKNNYTFQVAVANSHPDKAQLTGLLADVASTSEKIDVTVDEGKGLEFTILKNNTPSNIIFRAVPTGHEFPSLLTAILNLDGIGKNLPDEAIANQIKELKGEIELKSYISLTCTNCPEVVQALNVLTLFNPNIRHEIIDGQINKEEVDALGIQAVPTVYANGEQLHVGRSSIGELLAKLEAKVGSKPVKSTPVEKEYDVVVVGGGPAGVSAAVYSARKGFSVALVAEKVGGQLNETVSIENMISIPQTTGTKLSADLMSHLKDYPIDVLENRRVENVNLKDGLKEVQTSLNETFKTPALIIATGASWRRLGVPGENEYIGAGVAFCTHCDGPFYKGKKVVVVGGGNSGLEAAIDLSSIASEVTVLEFMDELKGDQVLQDKLKTLPNVTIHTNAQTTAVIGDGNKVTALEFKNRETEKTETIITDGVFVQIGLQANSKVFSEVVNTNRMGEIEIDAHCRTKQAGVYAAGDVSVVPYKQIVIAMGEGSKAALSAFEDKIKNKLVQN; via the coding sequence ATGTTACAACAAGCCATAAAAGATAAATTACAAGAAGTTTTCAGTCCACTAAAAAACAATTACACCTTTCAGGTTGCAGTTGCAAATTCTCATCCTGACAAAGCCCAGCTAACCGGCTTGTTGGCTGACGTTGCATCTACCTCAGAAAAGATTGATGTAACTGTTGATGAAGGAAAAGGACTGGAATTTACCATTTTAAAAAACAATACTCCATCGAACATCATTTTTAGGGCCGTACCAACCGGGCACGAATTTCCATCGTTGCTAACCGCTATTTTAAACCTCGACGGCATTGGTAAAAACCTGCCCGACGAAGCAATTGCTAATCAGATAAAAGAATTAAAAGGCGAAATTGAATTAAAAAGTTACATTTCGCTAACCTGCACAAACTGCCCGGAAGTGGTTCAGGCGTTGAATGTGTTAACGCTTTTTAACCCAAACATTCGTCACGAAATTATCGACGGACAAATAAATAAAGAAGAAGTTGATGCATTGGGAATACAAGCTGTCCCAACGGTTTATGCCAATGGCGAACAGTTACATGTTGGTCGCTCATCAATTGGGGAGTTACTGGCAAAACTGGAAGCGAAAGTAGGATCGAAACCTGTTAAAAGTACCCCTGTAGAAAAAGAATACGACGTGGTTGTTGTGGGTGGTGGACCTGCAGGAGTTTCGGCTGCCGTTTATTCAGCACGAAAAGGTTTTTCAGTAGCGCTGGTTGCCGAAAAAGTTGGCGGTCAGCTAAACGAAACGGTTTCGATTGAAAATATGATTTCAATACCCCAAACAACCGGCACTAAACTTTCGGCCGACCTGATGAGCCACTTAAAAGATTATCCTATTGATGTACTTGAAAACCGTCGCGTTGAAAATGTAAACCTGAAAGATGGGCTAAAAGAAGTGCAAACTTCGTTGAACGAAACGTTTAAAACCCCGGCTCTGATTATTGCTACAGGTGCCAGTTGGAGACGTTTGGGCGTTCCGGGAGAAAATGAATACATAGGGGCAGGCGTGGCATTCTGTACACATTGCGACGGTCCATTCTACAAAGGCAAAAAAGTAGTTGTTGTAGGTGGTGGAAACTCCGGGTTGGAAGCTGCCATCGACTTATCATCCATCGCATCGGAAGTTACCGTGCTGGAGTTCATGGACGAACTGAAAGGCGACCAGGTTCTGCAAGACAAACTAAAAACATTACCAAATGTAACCATCCACACCAATGCGCAAACAACAGCAGTTATTGGCGACGGAAATAAAGTTACAGCACTGGAATTTAAAAACAGAGAAACAGAAAAAACAGAAACAATTATCACTGATGGTGTATTCGTTCAGATCGGATTACAAGCCAACAGTAAAGTATTTTCGGAAGTGGTTAATACCAACCGAATGGGAGAAATAGAAATTGACGCACATTGCCGCACAAAACAAGCAGGTGTCTATGCTGCCGGAGATGTTTCCGTGGTTCCGTACAAACAAATTGTAATTGCAATGGGCGAAGGATCGAAAGCTGCCCTCTCAGCCTTTGAAGACAAGATTAAAAATAAACTGGTTCAGAATTAA
- a CDS encoding SDR family oxidoreductase produces MTDKVVVITGASSGIGKALAEKYAAEGFNLVLAARRIERLEALKEKLSNVEVLPVKTDVSNEEDCKHLIDKAIERFGKINILINNAGISMRALLEDVETEVLRKVMDVNYWGTVYCTKYALPYLLEQKGSVVGVISTGGYIGLPGRTGYSSSKFAVRGFLDTLRVEYLRAGLHILVAAPGFTASEIRETALVADGSQQGKTPRNESKMMSAERCASIMFRAIKNRRRKMIVSFWDGKLIVLVAKLWAWLVDQVLYAVFKHEPDSPLK; encoded by the coding sequence ATGACAGACAAAGTAGTTGTAATTACCGGAGCTTCGTCAGGAATTGGAAAAGCATTAGCCGAAAAGTATGCAGCAGAGGGTTTTAACCTTGTTTTAGCTGCACGTAGAATTGAGCGTTTAGAGGCGCTAAAAGAAAAACTCTCCAATGTTGAAGTTTTGCCGGTAAAAACAGATGTCTCCAACGAAGAGGATTGTAAGCATTTGATCGATAAAGCGATTGAGCGCTTCGGAAAAATCAATATTCTTATTAATAATGCAGGAATTTCCATGCGCGCATTACTCGAAGATGTTGAGACCGAAGTTTTACGAAAAGTAATGGACGTAAATTATTGGGGAACCGTTTATTGCACCAAATATGCGCTTCCGTATTTACTCGAACAAAAAGGTTCTGTTGTTGGGGTAATTTCAACCGGAGGTTACATTGGACTGCCCGGTCGTACCGGCTATTCGTCTTCGAAATTTGCAGTGCGCGGATTTCTTGATACACTGCGTGTTGAATACCTGCGTGCCGGATTGCACATATTGGTTGCGGCGCCTGGTTTTACGGCTTCTGAAATTCGTGAAACAGCGCTGGTTGCCGATGGTAGCCAGCAAGGCAAAACACCACGTAATGAAAGTAAAATGATGTCGGCAGAACGTTGCGCTTCAATTATGTTCCGGGCCATTAAAAACCGACGTCGTAAAATGATTGTTTCTTTTTGGGATGGTAAGCTAATCGTACTAGTAGCCAAACTTTGGGCCTGGTTGGTTGATCAGGTGCTTTATGCCGTATTTAAGCACGAACCGGATTCGCCGTTAAAATAA
- a CDS encoding AsmA family protein, producing MKRILVILLIVIVVLLGAVLAIPVFFKENILNTAKTTLNRQMDAEVEFADLKLSLFKNFPKVTVELQEVMIKGKEEFAQDTLLNVPRFAATMNLSSLFSSNRSIEEIVLDNPSLNLVVAESGNVNWDVAPTSDSEEKESASTDNKEEFQLALKNIEVNNAHFVYNDKLAKMRADLEDINMNISGEMFGNTTQLNIGGVVRNLTYSMEGTAYVSNTSLELNTLLDVDFESMLFSIAESELLVNRLPLELSGDVSIPNDTTFMNLQLKTKASDFENFLALVPKDYEEYLKDITTTGSATISGGVSGYFIDEDYPKIDFQVKVDKGNLKYAEMPEEIKNISAEMLIEKPQGDLDLMKININKAHAEIRNNPVDLTLKISNPVSDPLFDGAFVGKVNLDHLKDALPMDSVNISGIIDANLFAKGRYSDVEAEAYDKIKSDGEVLLNNFVYDSPDLTQQVIIPSGRLDFSPQNINLGNFTFKVGESDFRLSGKVSNYLNYVMKDGVLKGNMQLNSNFVNLNELLRLQVTEEETEQDQETQNEEDMETLAFDVPENVDIIFHSAIKRAVFNRIPITDIKGEVRAVDKKLVLDGLDMNMLDGKMTMNGSYENTAQNQPLFDFGFDISRFDIPTMYHTVAGFRKLIPGAGNSTGKLSTRLGMKGRLSPQLKLIAATTNGKGSFSTNNVEIKDSPLFNQLSGILKKEKLGNVRIGDFTANLTVEDGSLLLRPFTTKIIGQETKVQGSLNAESLLDMRLDFNVQREMFGPDIQKILAILPGNEKITMLPAGVVLKGPVGDAKVSLDLSATQKAVTDATKDDLKNSLNKLGDGLKKLFK from the coding sequence ATGAAACGAATACTTGTAATACTACTCATCGTAATTGTGGTGCTTTTGGGAGCTGTTTTGGCAATTCCGGTGTTTTTCAAAGAGAACATTTTAAACACTGCAAAAACTACGCTCAACAGGCAAATGGATGCAGAGGTGGAGTTTGCCGACCTGAAACTTTCATTGTTTAAAAATTTCCCAAAAGTTACTGTCGAACTACAAGAGGTGATGATAAAAGGAAAAGAAGAGTTTGCGCAGGATACATTGCTTAATGTGCCTCGTTTTGCGGCTACCATGAACTTATCGTCGCTTTTTAGTTCCAATCGCAGTATTGAGGAAATAGTTCTTGATAATCCCTCGCTGAACCTTGTTGTAGCCGAATCCGGGAATGTGAACTGGGATGTCGCTCCGACATCTGATTCGGAAGAAAAGGAAAGTGCATCAACAGATAATAAGGAGGAATTTCAATTGGCGCTAAAAAATATTGAGGTGAATAATGCGCATTTTGTTTACAACGATAAATTGGCAAAAATGCGTGCCGATTTGGAAGACATTAACATGAATATTTCCGGCGAAATGTTTGGCAATACCACGCAGTTGAACATTGGAGGAGTGGTTCGTAATCTTACTTACTCGATGGAGGGAACTGCTTATGTTTCGAACACCTCGCTGGAATTGAACACATTGCTTGATGTTGATTTTGAATCAATGCTGTTTAGTATTGCCGAAAGTGAGTTGCTGGTAAACCGGTTGCCGCTTGAATTGAGCGGCGATGTTAGTATTCCCAACGACACGACTTTCATGAATCTTCAGTTAAAAACAAAAGCCTCGGATTTCGAGAACTTTTTGGCGCTGGTGCCTAAAGATTACGAGGAATATTTGAAGGACATAACAACTACCGGTTCGGCTACAATATCGGGAGGCGTTTCAGGATATTTTATTGATGAGGATTATCCGAAGATTGACTTTCAGGTTAAAGTAGATAAGGGCAATTTAAAATATGCCGAAATGCCGGAGGAAATCAAAAATATCAGTGCTGAAATGTTGATTGAAAAACCTCAGGGCGATCTTGACTTGATGAAAATAAATATCAATAAAGCACATGCCGAAATTAGAAATAACCCGGTTGATTTGACCTTGAAAATTTCGAATCCGGTAAGCGATCCTTTATTTGATGGTGCATTTGTTGGAAAAGTAAATCTCGACCATTTAAAAGATGCGCTGCCAATGGATAGCGTGAATATTTCAGGAATTATTGATGCCAATCTGTTTGCTAAAGGGCGTTATTCCGACGTGGAAGCTGAAGCTTACGACAAAATAAAATCGGATGGAGAAGTGCTGTTGAACAACTTTGTTTATGACTCGCCCGATCTTACTCAGCAGGTGATAATTCCATCCGGGCGACTGGATTTTTCGCCGCAGAATATTAACCTTGGAAATTTTACGTTTAAGGTTGGTGAAAGCGATTTCCGTTTATCGGGAAAAGTGAGTAATTACCTGAATTATGTGATGAAGGACGGCGTGTTGAAAGGGAATATGCAGTTGAATTCAAATTTTGTTAATCTGAACGAATTACTTCGTTTACAGGTGACGGAAGAAGAAACTGAGCAAGATCAGGAAACGCAAAACGAGGAGGATATGGAAACGCTGGCTTTTGACGTACCTGAAAATGTCGATATTATCTTCCATTCGGCCATAAAAAGGGCCGTTTTTAATCGCATACCAATTACAGACATAAAAGGAGAAGTGCGGGCAGTGGATAAAAAACTGGTGCTCGACGGATTGGATATGAATATGCTTGACGGAAAAATGACAATGAACGGATCGTACGAAAATACCGCTCAAAATCAACCTTTGTTTGACTTTGGTTTTGATATTTCCAGGTTTGATATACCTACGATGTACCACACGGTTGCCGGTTTTCGGAAACTGATTCCGGGTGCGGGTAACAGTACCGGAAAACTCAGCACAAGATTGGGAATGAAAGGTCGGTTGAGTCCGCAACTTAAATTGATTGCTGCAACAACAAACGGAAAAGGATCATTTAGTACTAATAATGTGGAAATTAAAGATTCGCCATTGTTTAACCAGCTGAGTGGAATTCTGAAAAAAGAAAAACTTGGGAATGTAAGGATCGGTGATTTTACCGCCAATTTAACTGTTGAAGACGGTAGTTTATTGCTACGTCCGTTTACCACAAAAATAATTGGGCAGGAAACAAAAGTTCAAGGAAGTCTGAATGCGGAAAGTTTGTTGGATATGCGACTGGATTTTAATGTGCAGCGCGAAATGTTTGGTCCCGATATTCAGAAAATACTTGCCATATTACCGGGAAATGAAAAGATTACCATGTTGCCTGCGGGCGTTGTGCTAAAAGGGCCTGTTGGCGATGCCAAAGTAAGTCTTGATTTAAGCGCCACACAAAAAGCAGTTACCGATGCCACAAAAGACGATTTGAAAAATTCATTGAATAAGTTGGGAGATGGACTTAAAAAGCTCTTTAAATAA